The following are from one region of the Sardina pilchardus chromosome 4, fSarPil1.1, whole genome shotgun sequence genome:
- the asmt gene encoding acetylserotonin O-methyltransferase — protein MAAAQQEETYPRKILDYMEGFLISKTLFAACELGVFDHLEASERPLSATEVAQALGTSEDGTQRLLSACAGLELLIVQQSNDQVVYSNAGLSSRYLTRTGPQSLYHSIQYNSKTIYLCWHYLTDAVREGRNQYEKAFGVSSKDLFEALYRSDEEMTKFMHLMNSIWNICGKDVVTAFDLSPFKSIYDLGGCSGALAKQCTLAYPGSSVTIFDLPKVVQMSREHFVSAEDKRISFHEGDFFKDALPEADLYILARILHDWTDERSLELLAKVYQSCRPGGGVLLVEALLHEDGGGPLTAQLYSLNMLVQTEGRERRASEYARLLTAAGFTCLQVQRTGKIYDAILARK, from the exons ATGGCCGCAGCACAGCAGGAGGAGACCTATCCCAGGAAAATACTGGACTACATGGAAGGCTTCTTGATATCCAAA ACTCTGTTTGCTGCGTGCGAGCTGGGAGTGTTTGACCACTTGGAGGCGTCAGAGCGCCCCCTGTCTGCAACCGAGGTGGCCCAGGCCCTGGGCACCAGCGAGGACGGAACACAGCGGCTGCTCTCGGCTTGTGCAGGCCTGGAGCTTTTGATCGTCCAGCAGAGCAATGACCAGG TTGTTTACAGCAACGCGGGTTTATCCAGTAGATATCTGACGCGGACAGGCCCGCAGTCCCTCTACCACTCCATCCAGTACAACTCCAAGACCATCTACCTATGCTGGCACTACCTGACCGACGCAGTGAG GGAAGGACGTAACCAGTACGAGAAGGCATTTGGCGTCAGCTCCAAAGACCTCTTTGAAGCGCTGTACAG GTCGGACGAGGAGATGACCAAATTCATGCACCTCATGAACTCCATATGGAACATATGCGGCAAAGACGTGGTCACGGCATTCGATCTCTCCCCCTTCAAGAGCATCTATGACCTTGGAG GCTGCAGCGGTGCATTAGCCAAACAGTGCACTCTGGCGTATCCGGGCTCCAGCGTGACCATCTTTGACCTTCCTAAGGTGGTGCAGATGTCAAGGGAGCACTTTGTGTCAGCCGAGGACAAGCGGATTTCATTCCATGAAG gggACTTTTTTAAGGACGCGCTGCCTGAAGCCGACCTCTACATCCTGGCCAGGATACTGCATGACTGGACAGATGAGCGCAGCTTGGAGCTCCTGGCCAAAGTCTACCAGTCCTGCAGACCCG GTGGAggtgtgctgctggtggaggcGCTGCTGCACGAGGACGGTGGCGGGCCGCTGACGGCGCAGCTGTACTCGCTCAACATGCTGGTGCAGACGGAGGGCCGCGAGCGCCGCGCCTCCGAGTACGCCCGTCTCCTCACCGCCGCGGGGTTCACCTGCCTGCAGGTGCAGCGCACCGGCAAGATCTACGACGCCATCCTGGCCAGGAAATAG
- the akap17a gene encoding LOW QUALITY PROTEIN: A-kinase anchor protein 17A (The sequence of the model RefSeq protein was modified relative to this genomic sequence to represent the inferred CDS: inserted 1 base in 1 codon) has protein sequence MTTIVHDTTEAVKLSQEHNLYLKPIAKMTINVGLPQLKLPGKSISNWEVMERLKAMVHPDQFSSLRISKSTMDFIRFEGEVENKSVVKSLLTKLDGKTIKLSGFTDILKVRAAENKVDFPTRHDWDSFFRDAKDMNETVPGERPDTIHLEGLPCKWFAQKDASPDKPAESVLKAVFEGFGKIRNVDIPMLDPYREEMTDKNFNTFTFGGHLNFEAYVQFQEYIGFVKAMDTLRGMKLMYKGEDGKAVACNVKVAFDTTKHLSELAVKRRQQERLKLQELERQREEQKRREKEEEERRKEEERKQREQEEEEKERRKEEKLRRREQKLREREEKRSQKKLRRQQEEEQRRLQLKIATEERKLLLAQRNLESIRLVAELLSRVKVRACLAMRPHRPAHHHQLTACTTTAPEHALRQQQLEQEREEQAQQQRAEVARLAQLEERRRQQEAELRRVEGEKARALELQRKERELRDRLLGNLLKKSTAAGGQHDPREEEEGEEEDGEGDGAGDGDGGLELFVGDPVLGVQLERQTFQAGGQVNGVRHGAGTGKGERGERGERGSASGLKAEQEPRRARSRGRGGGGRGGGGDRERAPLHSSRRRSRSRSRRRRSPERSRGQRRDSARRSPGGGRGRDRSRRRRSRSRRRSGSRHXGRSRQERRRRRRWRPPEQEELEQQQREEQPEQQEQEPGNTPPPGEEPQQKLLLQPREAGPQTSQSQFGQKPLKTSLSTSAVTDTMGLF, from the exons ATGACCACCATTGTCCACGATACCACAGAGGCTGTTAAACTGTCCCAGGAACACAACCTTTACTTGAAGCCCATTGCCAAGATGACAATCAATGTTGGCCTTCCTCAACTTAAGCTGCCTGGCAAATCCATCTCTAACTGGGAGGTGATGGAGCGACTGAAAGCCATGGTGCATCCCGATCAGTTTTCCTCCCTACGCATCTCCAAGAGCACCATGGACTTCATTCGctttgagggagaggtggagaataAGAGTGTGGTCAAGTCTCTCCTCACCAAGCTGGATGGCAAGACCATTAAGCTGAGCGGCTTCACAGACATACTGAAAGTCCGTGCTGCAGAAAACAAGGTGGACTTCCCCACTCGCCATGACTGGGACTCTTTCTTCAGGGATGCCAAGGACATGAATGAGACGGTGCCGGGAGAGCGGCCTGACACCATCCACCTGGAAGGCCTGCCTTGCAAGTGGTTTGCCCAGAAGGACGCCTCGCCAGACAAGCCCGCCGAATCCGTGCTCAAGGCCGTGTTTGAGGGATTCGGCAAGATTCGGAATGTCGACATCCCCATGCTGGACCCTTATCGAGAGGAGATGACGGACAAAAACTTCAACACGTTCACGTTCGGCGGACACCTGAACTTCGAGGCCTACGTCCAGTTCCAGGAGTACATAGGTTTTGTGAAGGCCATGGACACACTGCGAGGGATGAAGCTGATGTACAAAGGAGAGGATGGAAAAGCTGTAGCGTGTAATGTCAAG GTGGCGTTTGACACCACCAAGCACCTGAGCGAGTTGGCGGTGAAGCGGCGGCAGCAGGAGCGACTGaagctgcaggagctggagaggCAGCGGGAGGAGCAGAAGCGccgggagaaggaggaggaggagcgacgcaaagaggaggagag GAAGCAGcgcgagcaggaggaggaggagaaggagcggCGCAAGGAGGAGAAGCTGCGGCGGCGGGAGCAGAAGCTGCGCGAGCGCGAGGAGAAGCGCAGCCAGAAGAAGCTGCGgcggcagcaggaggaggagcagcggcgGCTGCAGCTCAAGATCGCCACCGAGGAGCGCAAGCTGCTGCTCGCCCAGCGCAACCTGGAGTCCATCCGGCTGGTGGCCGAGCTGCTGAGTCGGGTCAAGGTCAGAGCATGCCTGGCTATGCGCCCCCACCGCCCcgcacaccaccaccagctgaCCGCCTGCACCACCACCGCGCCTGAACAT gccttgcggcagcagcagctggagcaggagcgcGAGGAGCAGGCGCAGCAGCAGCGTGCGGAGGTGGCGCGGCTGGCGCAGCTGGaggagcggcggcggcagcaggagGCCGAGCTGCGGCGCGTGGAGGGCGAGAAGGCCCGCGCCCTGGAGCTGCAGCGCAAGGAGAGGGAGCTCCGCGACCGCCTGCTGGGGAACCTGCTGAAGAAGAGCACGGCCGCCGGAGGGCAGCACGACCcccgcgaggaggaggagggggaggaggaggacggggagggGGACGGGGcaggggacggggacggggggcTGGAGCTCTTCGTGGGAGACCCGGTTTTGGGGGTTCAGCTGGAGCGCCAGACTTTCCAGGCGGGCGGTCAGGTGAACGGGGTCCGGCACGGGGCAGGGACAGGGAAAGGGGAGCGGGGGGAGCGGGGGGAGCGGGGGTCGGCGTCTGGGCTGAAGGCCGAGCAGGAGCCCCGGCGCGCGCGGAGCagagggcgaggaggaggaggaagaggaggaggaggagaccgcGAGCGCGCGCCCCTCCACAGCAGCAGGAGacgcagcaggagcaggagcaggaggaggcgcaGCCCGGAGCGCAGCCGGGGGCAGAGGAGGGACAGTGCCAGGCGGAGCCCCGGAGGAGGCCGAGGGAGGGACCGCAGCCGCAGGAGgcgcagcaggagcaggaggaggagcgggagcCGAC CAGGCCGGTCACGGcaggagcggcggcggcggcggcggtggaggccaccggagcaggaggagctggagcagcagcagcgggagGAGCAGccggagcagcaggagcaggagccggGGAACACGCCGCCGCCGGGGGAGGAGCCTCAGCAgaagctcctcctccagccgcgAGAGGCGGGACCACAGACATCACAGTCGCAGTTCGGACAGAAACCACTCAAGACGTCACTGAGCACAAGTGCTGTCACTGATACCATGGGGCTCTTCTAA